TTATATCTCTAAAAAAGACATCGACTCTTGAAAAAAACTTGTAATCAGTGACAATATTTACCGGTTGAATATCACTTTTTCCTCTTGAGGCTAACAAGCCTACTCCCGGTTTTATATTATCTAATGAAACCGTAGTAACTCTTGTTCCTTCAGGAAATATTCCCAAGACTTTATCGTTTTTTAGAATTCCAAGTGCATCTTTTATAGCTTTAAAATCTGCTTTACTTCGATCGACAGGAAAAGCTCCAATTTTTCTAAATAGCCAATTTGTAAAACTATTTTCGAAAAGTTCTTTTTTTGCCATAAAGGATAATTGCCTATTAGTTGTAACTGCAAGAATTACAGGATCTAGCAGACTATT
The sequence above is a segment of the Peptoniphilaceae bacterium AMB_02 genome. Coding sequences within it:
- a CDS encoding lysophospholipid acyltransferase family protein, coding for MLYNVLVFIISIIVKIVFRVKIHGNNKLPEGRLILCSNHNSLLDPVILAVTTNRQLSFMAKKELFENSFTNWLFRKIGAFPVDRSKADFKAIKDALGILKNDKVLGIFPEGTRVTTVSLDNIKPGVGLLASRGKSDIQPVNIVTDYKFFSRVDVFFRDIIHIEDYDLSAENINQHISEDIYKAIYKIEE